From Triticum urartu cultivar G1812 chromosome 2, Tu2.1, whole genome shotgun sequence, a single genomic window includes:
- the LOC125536405 gene encoding protein FREE1 encodes MQHGSGDYASPAPAGHYYPHQYAPPGPPPHPPAADPPIPGGYASAPPYSVGGYPEQPPSAPSYTQPPQYAGYPPYNPTPYPPEPSPAPYYSYSQPTQPVPAAEPSPAPLPYDAPYYGGGYQQPAAGYGDDDYLNEGAYAYTGDAGPEPYGARGTAPTRSGAAMFDDYGRSIGLSSGGTEQPHGGGGGSVGGSFGKIARAVPKAETHEDASGGAQKFRVKLLPEGAGSPTDVLCQVGLDGIRMLDPSTSRTLRIYPLDTLTKWEVLDSTVFAIWAKTSVDFEAKRIRLKSNSYTSNTLLDTVTAATVQFKEIGEDARAKGPVDASKSSIQSNEKKKGFDWMFAKPVDEVKDHWVPDEAAKKCQSCAGDFSHFNRRHHCRNCGEIFCDKCSQGRIALTAEDNAPLVRVCDRCMAEVSQRLSMAQEAANRSTTVQSHGDLAKKLKEELERNRKSSGTASGGASGTRMREVACPTCTVHLQVEVPISGSETVECGVCQHAFLVSAN; translated from the exons ATGCAGCACGGGAGCGGCGACTACGCCTCCCCCGCCCCCGCGGGCCACTACTACCCTCACCAGTACGCGCCGCCGGGGCCGCCCCCCCACCCccccgccgccgaccccccgatCCCGGGGGGCTACGCCTCCGCGCCGCCCTACTCCGTCGGCGGCTACCCCGAGCAGCCGCCATCCGCCCCGTCCTACACGCAGCCGCCCCAGTACGCAGGGTACCCGCCCTACAACCCCACGCCCTACCCGCCTGAACCCTCGCCGGCGCCGTACTACAGCTACTCGCAGCCGACCCAGCCGGTTCCCGCAGCGGAACCCAGCCCAGCGCCTCTTCCCTATGACGCCCCGTACTACGGCGGAGGCTACCAGCAGCCCGCCGCTGGGTATGGCGACGACGATTACCTGAACGAGGGCGCGTATGCCTATACCGGCGACGCAGGCCCCGAGCCGTACGGCGCGCGGGGCACGGCGCCGACCCGGTCAGGAGCCGCGATGTTTGATGACTACGGGCGGTCGATTGGACTCTCGTCCGGAGGGACGGAGCAGCCACacggcggcgggggcggcagTGTGGGTGGGAGCTTTGGGAAGATTGCAAGGGCTGTTCCAAAAGCAGAAACCCATGAGGATGCTAGTGGTGGTGCGCAGAAATTTCGGGTTAAGCTGCTGCCAGAGGGTGCTGGAAGccctaccgatgtgctttgccaG GTTGGTCTGGATGGAATCCGCATGCTTGATCCCAGCACAAGCAGGACCCTAAGGATTTATCCCCTTGATACACTGACGAAATGGGAG GTTTTGGATTCAACTGTATTTGCGATTTGGGCAAAGACTTCGGTGGATTTTGAAGCAAAGAGAATAAGGCTGAAGTCAAACAGCTATACTTCCAATACTTTGCTTGACACTGTGACAGCAGCAACAGTCCAG TTTAAGGAGATCGGTGAAGATGCAAGAGCCAAAGGACCGGTAGACGCTAGCAAATCCTCAATACAATCAAATGAGAAGAAAAAAGGTTTTGATTGGATGTTTGCGAAACCTGTTGATGAAGTGAAAGATCATTGG GTTCCAGATGAGGCTGCTAAGAAATGCCAGTCTTGTGCTGGTGATTTCAGTCATTTCAACCGCAGG CATCATTGTAGGAACTGTGGCGAGATCTTCTGTGATAAATGCAGCCAAGGAAGAATTGCTCTGACAGCTGAAGATAATGCTCCACTTGTCCGAGTTTGCGATAGATGCATG GCAGAGGTTTCTCAGAGGCTTAGTATGGCACAGGAAGCTGCAAACAGATCTACCACAGTGCAAAGTCATGGAGATCTTGCAAAAAAACTGAAG GAGGAACTGGAGAGGAATCGCAAGTCTTCAG GGACGGCGTCTGGAGGTGCATCTGGAACAAGAATGCGGGAAGTTGCGTGCCCTACCTGCACAGTCCATCTTCAG GTTGAAGTCCCAATCTCTGGCTCTGAAACAGTCGAGTGTGGAGTGTGCCAGCATGCTTTTCTCGTCAGCGCCAATTGA
- the LOC125536406 gene encoding cysteine-rich receptor-like protein kinase 10 encodes MATGGMTLKSLPNELPLDFLNKITKNFSDELLLGQGAFGSVYKGILDDGGVVAVKKLAENSPVPRDTIFANEVQNIMVLEHENIVKLVAYCREAQNKLVQSNGRYIIAEITDTVLCYEYLPKGSLHKNLFGESSSIDWDMRFKIIKGICEGIHFLHTLPSPVLHLGLKPQNILLGDNMTPKIADFGFSRIFGQDQTRKNTRSVVGSIGYMAPEYLYNGEISARSDIYSLGLIIMEISTREMNSSSTDQKHARKYIDGVKENWTLEKIMSEYIELEEHGFDQVEACINIGLQCVEIDQKKRPSIENIVNMLNKLPVSEEVTHSM; translated from the exons ATGGCCACCGGAGGTATGACCCTGAAGAGCCTACCGAACGAGCTACCATTAGACTTCTTGAACAAAATCACAAAGAACTTCTCCGATGAGCTACTGCTCGGTCAGGGCGCGTTCGGGTCAGTTTATAAG GGGATCCTGGACGATGGTGGAGTGGTTGCTGTGAAGAAGCTCGCGGAAAATTCGCCTGTACCACGTGACACAATATTCGCGAATGAGGTTCAGAATATTATGGTGCTCGAGCATGAAAATATCGTCAAGTTGGTTGCCTACTGCCGGGAAGCACAAAACAAATTGGTGCAGAGCAACGGACGATATATTATCGCAGAGATCACTGACACTGTACTCTGCTATGAATACTTGCCTAAGGGGAGCCTTCACAAGAATCTTTTTG GTGAATCCAGTAGCATTGATTGGGATATGCGCTTTAAAATAATAAAGGGGATATGTGAGGGTATACATTTTCTACATACCTTGCCTAGTCCCGTTCTCCATTTGGGTCTGAAGCCTCAAAATATACTATTGGGTGACAACATGACACCGAAAATTGCGGATTTTGGTTTCTCCAGAATATTCGGCCAAGATCAAACCCGAAAGAACACACGAAGTGTCGTGGGATCGAT TGGGTACATGGCCCCGGAGTATCTGTACAATGGCGAAATCTCGGCTCGGTCAGACATATATAGTTTAGGCCTAATCATAATGGAGATATCCACGAGAGAGATGAATAGTTCTAGCACTGACCAGAAGCATGCAAGGAAATATATTGATGGA GTAAAAGAAAATTGGACACTGGAGAAAATAATGTCTGAGTACATTGAGTTAGAAGAACATGGTTTCGATCAAGTAGAAGCATGTATCAATATTGGTCTACAGTGTGTAGAGATTGATCAGAAGAAGAGACCTTCTATAGAGAACATTGTCAATATGCTCAATAAGCTTCCAGTGAGCGAGGAG GTCACCCATTCCATGTGA
- the LOC125536407 gene encoding disease resistance protein Pik-2-like: MADLVVGMAKSVVDGALTKAQAAIEEESKLRQSAQRNLVFITGEFQMMQAFLNNADSDRLENPVVRTWVRQIRDLAYDVEDCIEFVVHLDKNSSWWLRLLNPVSWLLAPCLDLAPLPLDEAVDELDRLKARVEDVSSRNTRYSLISDSGSKPAAADKHDPASSRDAVGGATAFNGLFEAAFRTTQKGDLTQLLPKKDHDLGVISIWGTGAGGGEDLGMASIAWNAYIDRGTCQNFVCRAWMKLMHPFDPHQFLRSLTAQFYAAPSSPGEEHATSVGGVRVLMKMEAAGGAEPLKDFEQLVMNNRYLVVLEDVSSMADWDAIRRFFPNMKNGSCIILPTHQFEVASLSVGHPYQVLHLNQLSAEHSVYAFFTKGSRYDVDQGREINNAPASKNASVGNCKEEAAKKWINRHPLVGRESEMNDLGLNVIIARSKSYQVMSVWGIAGVGKSALVKNMFCDRICKGKLFQKYGWVDVSHPFNLWNFSRILLSNLGSEYLQAGETEDLCTMGSRNPIAECREILKKHRCLVVIDGLQSTEEWDLIKANLVSGSHRQNVIIAVTIEQEMASHCRGVKGELVFNVKGLEADTAFELFKKVSNKSEVAELQELTSLCGGLPKVIVEIAGSFAKNTDRWKHTLSTKNKFMLELENNGEFDSLKGLFGWMNSYFRKCPDSLKPCILYLPIFPRNHHIRRRRLVRRWIAEGYSRDSHEESAEMTGEKQFCDLINLSIIQQASALGLGGTRMVFCQVNGFFREYIVSRQMEENLVFELRGSCALTTQRTGRHLVILESWVRDRIVFESIDFSRLRSLTVFGNWKSFFVSESMRLLRVLDLEGASELEYSDLKKIVKLMCRLKFLSLRGCHEICHLPSSIGGLRQLQTLDVRHTSIVTLPVNITKLEKLQYIRAGTTAPANEATTPHHLVPQLSNCCGGHHLVGVVMPPGIGKLTALHTLGVVNVSASGTKAVLEDLKKLTHLHKLGVSGINKNNSNEFFRAISALVHLKSLSMRLEDNNQGCLNGIPLPLEGLRSLKMHGLGDQLPNWSGQLTMLAKMDLEIAKLMEDNVSRHSDGATPEGRRKPTRGVIKFLSELPGLCILRLRVDHLQDNQLDVSVITNDLEEDSFKKIKIFEIACSSSSKVSFGEKTMKKLEQLKVDCCSGSSLLGLKHLPELKEVLLKGSSDEALKADLIAVLENYPKQKKPVVKLEELRPGSLGGQGGH; the protein is encoded by the exons ATGGCGGACCTTGTGGTGGGCATGGCCAAGTCGGTGGTGGATGGGGCGCTGACCAAGGCCCAGGCGGCGATCGAGGAGGAGTCCAAGCTGCGGCAGAGCGCGCAGCGCAACCTGGTGTTCATCACCGGCGAGTTCCAGATGATGCAGGCCTTCCTCAACAACGCCGACAGCGACCGCCTGGAGAACCCGGTGGTGCGGACCTGGGTGCGGCAGATCCGCGACCTGGCCTACGACGTGGAGGACTGCATCGAGTTCGTCGTCCACCTCGACAAGAACAGCAGCTGGTGGCTCCGCCTCCTCAACCCCGTGAGCTGGCTCCTCGCGCCCTGCCTGGATCTCGCCCCGCTGCCGCTCGACGAGGCGGTCGACGAGCTGGACCGGCTCAAGGCCAGGGTGGAGGACGTGAGCAGCAGGAACACGCGCTACAGCCTCATCAGCGACTCCGGCTCcaagcccgccgccgccgacaagCACGACCCGGCTTCCTCCCGCGATGCCGTCGGTGGCGCCACGGCGTTCAACGGGCTCTTCGAGGCGGCGTTTAGAACCACCCAGAAAGGGGATCTCACCCAGCTGCTCCCCAAGAAAGACCATGACCTCGGAGTCATCTCTATCTGGGGCACCGGCGCCGGAGGCGGGGAAGATCTTGGGATGGCATCCATCGCCTGGAACGCCTACATCGACAGAGGGACCTGCCAAAACTTCGTCTGTCGTGCCTGGATGAAGCTGATGCATCCCTTCGATCCCCACCAGTTCCTCCGGTCTTTGACGGCTCAGTTCTACGCAGCCCCCTCCTCTCCCGGCGAGGAACATGCGACCTCCGTAGGTGGTGTACGAGTCCTGATGAAGATGGAGGCCGCGGGAGGAGCAGAACCCCTCAAGGATTTCGAGCAGCTTGTCATGAACAACAGGTACCTCGTTGTGCTGGAGGACGTGTCCTCCATGGCAGACTGGGATGCTATCAGGAGGTTCTTTCCAAACATGAAGAATGGCAGCTGCATCATCTTGCCCACCCACCAGTTCGAGGTAGCAAGCTTGTCCGTTGGACATCCATACCAAGTGCTGCATCTCAACCAGCTATCAGCAGAGCACTCTGTTTACGCCTTCTTTACAAAG GGATCTCGATATGATGTGGATCAAGGCAGGGAAATCAATAATGCACCCGCCAGCAAGAATGCATCAGTCGGCAACTGTAAGGAGGAAGCAGCCAAGAAGTGGATAAACAGGCATCCTCTTGTTGGACGCGAGTCGGAAATGAATGATCTTGGTCTAAATGTAATTATTGCACGGTCCAAGAGCTACCAAGTTATGTCCGTGTGGGGAATAGCTGGCGTTGGAAAATCAGCTCTTGTCAAGAACATGTTCTGCGACAGAATTTGTAAAGGCAAACTATTCCAGAAGTATGGTTGGGTTGATGTATCGCATCCTTTCAATTTATGGAACTTCTCTCGGATCTTACTTTCCAATCTTGGTTCTGAATATCTTCAAGCCGGTGAGACTGAGGATTTGTGTACGATGGGAAGCAGAAATCCCATTGCCGAGTGTCGTGAGATTCTGAAAAAGCATAGATGCCTGGTTGTCATTGATGGACTGCAGTCCACGGAAGAATGGGATCTCATAAAAGCTAACTTGGTATCAGGGTCTCATCGTCAGAATGTTATCATCGCCGTTACAATTGAACAAGAAATGGCCTCTCATTGCCGTGGAGTTAAGGGAGAGCTCGTGTTTAATGTCAAAGGTTTGGAAGCTGACACAGCCTTTGAACTCTTCAAGAAG GTATCCAACAAGAGTGAAGTTGCAGAGCTACAAGAACTTACTTCACTATGTGGTGGACTTCCGAAAGTTATAGTTGAGATAGCCGGCTCATTCGCCAAAAATACAGATCGATGGAAACATACACTTTCTACCAAAAATAAGTTTATGCTAGAGCTCGAGAACAACGGAGAGTTTGACAGTCTAAAGGGTCTGTTTGGTTGGATGAATTCATACTTCCGCAAATGCCCAGATTCTCTCAAGCCATGTATCTTATATCTACCAATTTTCCCTCGAAACCACCACATTCGGCGGAGGCGACTAGTAAGGCGGTGGATTGCTGAGGGTTACTCCAGGGACAGCCATGAAGAATCTGCAGAGATGACTGGGGAGAAACAATTCTGTGACCTCATTAATCTGAGTATAATCCAGCAGGCATCTGCGTTGGGTTTGGGTGGCACAAGGATGGTCTTTTGCCAAGTCAATGGCTTCTTTCGTGAGTATATTGTCTCGCGCCAAATGGAAGAGAACCTTGTGTTTGAACTTAGGGGCAGTTGTGCCTTAACCACCCAACGCACAGGGCGTCACCTTGTGATATTAGAGAGCTGGGTCAGAGATAGAATTGTGTTCGAGAGCATTGACTTCTCACGCCTCCGTTCACTCACGGTGTTTGGAAACTGGAAATCATTCTTCGTTTCTGAAAGTATGAGGCTTCTTCGGGTGCTTGATCTAGAGGGTGCATCGGAATTAGAGTATAGCGACCTCAAGAAGATTGTGAAGTTGATGTGTCGCCTCAAGTTCCTCTCACTGCGAGGATGCCATGAAATCTGCCATCTGCCGAGTTCAATAGGAGGTCTGAGGCAGCTCCAGACTCTTGATGTTAGACACACCTCCATAGTCACCCTGCCGGTGAACATCACCAAGTTAGAGAAGCTGCAGTACATCCGTGCGGGAACCACTGCTCCAGCAAATGAAGCAACAACACCACATCATTTAGTGCCCCAGCTGTCCAATTGCTGTGGTGGTCATCACCTGGTTGGTGTTGTGATGCCTCCAGGGATTGGGAAACTGACGGCATTGCACACACTTGGTGTTGTCAATGTCAGTGCTTCAGGGACAAAGGCCGTCCTAGAAGATCTCAAGAAGCTCACCCATTTGCACAAACTCGGAGTGTCTGGCATTAACAAGAATAACAGTAATGAGTTTTTCCGCGCAATCTCAGCTCTTGTCCATCTGAAATCACTATCGATGCGGCTTGAGGACAACAATCAAGGTTGTTTGAATGGTATACCGCTGCCTTTGGAGGGCTTGAGGAGCCTTAAAATGCATGGGCTTGGAGACCAGTTGCCAAACTGGAGTGGGCAGCTCACTATGCTTGCAAAGATGGATTTGGAAATAGCCAAGTTGATGGAAGATAATGTCTCCCGGCACTCAGACGGTGCGActccagaaggaagaaggaaacCAACTAGGGGTGTCATCAAGTTCCTAAGCGAGCTACCAGGATTATGTATTCTACGTCTTCGTGTCGATC